A stretch of the Vigna radiata var. radiata cultivar VC1973A chromosome 9, Vradiata_ver6, whole genome shotgun sequence genome encodes the following:
- the LOC106773288 gene encoding heavy metal-associated isoprenylated plant protein 4 encodes MAAGKEEKKKEGVEEITAIYKVNLHCKECGNKIKKHLMITQGVQNVEIEIEKGEVRAKGKIEPLKILKLIEKKTKKKVELISPKLKPKEITTMEKKPKEIKEPIIRIISVKVHMHCDKCEADLKRRLIKHKGIFDVKTDQKAQNVTVEGTIEVEKLKSFLRKRVHKNVEIVSVKEVKKEEKKGKEKDHGESTKKKDEDNTKKSGESTKEKGGETTKIIETREGHPKEEVKVKDNVPYIIHYVYAPQLFSDENPNSCCIL; translated from the exons ATGGCAgcaggaaaagaagaaaagaagaaagaaggggTTGAAGAGATCACTGCAATTTACAAAGTTAATCTTCATTGCAAGGAATGTGGAAACAAGATCAAGAAACATCTCATGATCACCCAAG GGGTGCAAAATGTGGAAATAGAAATTGAGAAAGGAGAAGTTAGAGCAAAAGGGAAAATAGAGCCTTTGAAAATCTTGAAActtatagagaagaaaaccaagaaaaagGTTGAATTAATATCACCAAAACTCAAACCTAAGGAGATCACTACTATGGAAAAAAAGCCTAAGGAAATCAAAgaa CCAATCATCCGCATCATCTCGGTGAAAGTTCACATGCATTGTGACAAATGTGAAGCTGACCTAAAAAGGAGATTAATAAAGCACAAag GTATTTTCGATGTGAAAACGGATCAGAAAGCACAGAATGTAACAGTGGAAGGCACCATTGAAGTGGAGAAACTGAAATCTTTTTTGAGAAAGAGGGTTCACAAGAATGTGGAGATTGTTTCTGTAAAGGaagtgaaaaaggaagaaaagaagggCAAAGAGAAGGATCATGGTGAATCAACCaagaaaaaagatgaagataATACTAAAAAATCTGGTGAATCAACGAAGGAAAAAGGTGgtgaaacaacaaaaataatagaaactCGTGAAGGGCACCCAAAAGAGGAAGTGAAGGTTAAGGATAATGTTCCTTACATCATTCACTATGTCTACGCACCACAACTTTTCAGTGATGAGAATCCAAATTCATGTTGTATTTTATGA
- the LOC106772867 gene encoding uric acid degradation bifunctional protein TTL isoform X2, which produces MEFSFDEKDFVSCCGSTKFAKDMVLASPFSSLQHAVSVARDVWFNNVDVNGWLQAFSAHPQIGNTHAPSVASEASAHWSKGEQSTALSTATGSSLQELSQWNARYREKFGFVFLICASGRTTDEILAELKRRYTNRPIVEFEIAAQEQMKITELRLAKLFSSTEDISSKIGNYSTAKKAEDRISIISSHVTAASESSSGKPIHHPARTRPPITTHVLDVSRGSPAAGIEVLLELWRGVQPRPTFGATDGGSWVFQGSSTTDQDGRSGQLLSIVEDVSPGIYRISFNTGKYIPNGFFPYVSIVFEIKDSQKREHFHVPLLLAPFSFSTYRGS; this is translated from the exons ATGGAGTTCAGTTTCGACGAGAAAGACTTCGTATCGTGCTGTGGAAGCACCAAATTCGCCAAGGACATGGTTTTGGCTTCTCCTTTCAGTTCGTTGCAGCACGCTGTTTCTGTGGCGAGGGACGTTTGGTTCAACAACGTTGATGTCAACGGTTGGCTTCAGGCCTTCTCTGCCCACCCTCAGATCGGGAATACCCATGCTCCATCTGTTGCCTCTGAAGCCAGTGCTCA TTGGAGTAAGGGAGAGCAATCAACTGCTTTATCTACTGCAACTGGTTCCAGCTTACAG GAACTATCTCAATGGAATGCTCGGTACAGGGAAAAGTTTGGGTTTGTTTTTCTCATTTGTGCATCTGGCAGAACCACTGATGAGATACTTGCTGAGCTGAAg AGACGATACACAAACCGGCCCATTGTTGAGTTTGAGATTGCTGCTCAAGAGCAAATGAAAATTACAGAACTACGCCTTGCAAAGCTCTTTTCAAGTACAGAAGACATTTCTTCTAAAATTGGCAATTATTCCACTGCTAAAAAGGCAGAAG ATCGTATTAGCATCATCAGTAGTCATGTGACTGCTGCTTCAGAGAGTTCATCAGGTAAACCAATTCACCATCCTGCAAGAACTCGCCCTCCAATTACCACTCATGTGTTGGATGTGTCACGGGGCTCTCCGGCCGCCGGTATTGAGGTGCTTCTGGAGCTGTGGAGGGGAGTTCAACCTCGGCCAACATTTGGGGCCACAGACGGAGGCAGTTGGGTGTTTCAGGGATCATCAACGACGGATCAAGACGGCCGAAGCGGTCAACTGCTGAGCATAGTTGAAGATGTGAGTCCAGGAATATACAGGATAAGTTTCAACACTGGGAAGTACATCCCAAATGGTTTCTTTCCTTATGTGTCTATAGTGTTTGAAATCAAGGATTCACAAAAAAGGGAACATTTTCATGTTCCTCTTCTGCTTGCTCCATTCTCATTCAGCACTTACCGTGGAAGCTAG
- the LOC106772867 gene encoding uric acid degradation bifunctional protein TTL isoform X1 → MEFSFDEKDFVSCCGSTKFAKDMVLASPFSSLQHAVSVARDVWFNNVDVNGWLQAFSAHPQIGNTHAPSVASEASAHWSKGEQSTALSTATGSSLQELSQWNARYREKFGFVFLICASGRTTDEILAELKRRYTNRPIVEFEIAAQEQMKITELRLAKLFSSTEDISSKIGNYSTAKKAEEDRISIISSHVTAASESSSGKPIHHPARTRPPITTHVLDVSRGSPAAGIEVLLELWRGVQPRPTFGATDGGSWVFQGSSTTDQDGRSGQLLSIVEDVSPGIYRISFNTGKYIPNGFFPYVSIVFEIKDSQKREHFHVPLLLAPFSFSTYRGS, encoded by the exons ATGGAGTTCAGTTTCGACGAGAAAGACTTCGTATCGTGCTGTGGAAGCACCAAATTCGCCAAGGACATGGTTTTGGCTTCTCCTTTCAGTTCGTTGCAGCACGCTGTTTCTGTGGCGAGGGACGTTTGGTTCAACAACGTTGATGTCAACGGTTGGCTTCAGGCCTTCTCTGCCCACCCTCAGATCGGGAATACCCATGCTCCATCTGTTGCCTCTGAAGCCAGTGCTCA TTGGAGTAAGGGAGAGCAATCAACTGCTTTATCTACTGCAACTGGTTCCAGCTTACAG GAACTATCTCAATGGAATGCTCGGTACAGGGAAAAGTTTGGGTTTGTTTTTCTCATTTGTGCATCTGGCAGAACCACTGATGAGATACTTGCTGAGCTGAAg AGACGATACACAAACCGGCCCATTGTTGAGTTTGAGATTGCTGCTCAAGAGCAAATGAAAATTACAGAACTACGCCTTGCAAAGCTCTTTTCAAGTACAGAAGACATTTCTTCTAAAATTGGCAATTATTCCACTGCTAAAAAGGCAGAAG AAGATCGTATTAGCATCATCAGTAGTCATGTGACTGCTGCTTCAGAGAGTTCATCAGGTAAACCAATTCACCATCCTGCAAGAACTCGCCCTCCAATTACCACTCATGTGTTGGATGTGTCACGGGGCTCTCCGGCCGCCGGTATTGAGGTGCTTCTGGAGCTGTGGAGGGGAGTTCAACCTCGGCCAACATTTGGGGCCACAGACGGAGGCAGTTGGGTGTTTCAGGGATCATCAACGACGGATCAAGACGGCCGAAGCGGTCAACTGCTGAGCATAGTTGAAGATGTGAGTCCAGGAATATACAGGATAAGTTTCAACACTGGGAAGTACATCCCAAATGGTTTCTTTCCTTATGTGTCTATAGTGTTTGAAATCAAGGATTCACAAAAAAGGGAACATTTTCATGTTCCTCTTCTGCTTGCTCCATTCTCATTCAGCACTTACCGTGGAAGCTAG
- the LOC106773805 gene encoding protein yippee-like At4g27745 isoform X2, which produces MDPPATYRCRNCQTPIAYRDELLSKSYMAKTGQAFLFSDARNIVFGQKQETNLITGVYTIASIFCSNCGEELGWKYLQASEARQKFKEGKFILELSKISKHF; this is translated from the exons ATGGATCCACCTGCAACTTACAGGTGCAGAAACTGCCAAACTCCTATTGCTTATCGTGATGAACTTCTTTCCAAAAGCTATATG GCAAAAACAGGGCAAGCATTTCTGTTCTCTGATGCAAGGAACATTGTGTTTGGGCAAAAGCAAGAGACAAATCTGATAACTGGTGTGTACACCATTGCTAGCATCTTCTGCAGCAACTGTGGTGAAGAATTAGGTTGGAAATACCTTCAAGCTTCTGAGGCAAGACAGAAGTTCAAGGAAGGCAAATTTATACTTGAACTTTCAAAGATTTCCAAACACTTCTAG
- the LOC106773805 gene encoding protein yippee-like At4g27745 isoform X1 has product MDPPATYRCRNCQTPIAYRDELLSKSYMVVVDPFGIQAKTGQAFLFSDARNIVFGQKQETNLITGVYTIASIFCSNCGEELGWKYLQASEARQKFKEGKFILELSKISKHF; this is encoded by the exons ATGGATCCACCTGCAACTTACAGGTGCAGAAACTGCCAAACTCCTATTGCTTATCGTGATGAACTTCTTTCCAAAAGCTATATG gtaGTGGTTGATCCCTTTGGTATTCAGGCAAAAACAGGGCAAGCATTTCTGTTCTCTGATGCAAGGAACATTGTGTTTGGGCAAAAGCAAGAGACAAATCTGATAACTGGTGTGTACACCATTGCTAGCATCTTCTGCAGCAACTGTGGTGAAGAATTAGGTTGGAAATACCTTCAAGCTTCTGAGGCAAGACAGAAGTTCAAGGAAGGCAAATTTATACTTGAACTTTCAAAGATTTCCAAACACTTCTAG
- the LOC106774224 gene encoding 3-hydroxyisobutyryl-CoA hydrolase 1 isoform X1, with product MASFSESDHQQILVERKSHARVLTLNRPKQLNALSFYMVSRLLEVFTEDEENSDIKLVVVKGNGRSFCAGGDVAAVAREGSKGDWKSGAKFFRTEYTMNYVMATYSKPQVSILNGIVMGGGAGASVHGRFRVVTENTVFAMPETALGLFPDVGVPYFLSRLPGFFGEYVGLTGARLNGAEMLACGLATHFVPSSKLSLLEEALCKVETSDPNAVSAIIDKYSEQPFLKDDSVYHRMDVINKCFSRKSVEGIISSLVSCEIEATSKADHWISETVQTLKKASPTSLKIFLRLIREVRLLGIGPSLVLEYRIVCHILKGHYSKDFFEGCRAILLDKDRNPKWEPSKLELLSDSDVDRYFSKLDDEEWEELELPKRLKNLPTYAIAKL from the exons ATGGCTTCCTTCTCCGAAAGCGATCATCAACAG ATTCTGGTGGAGCGTAAATCCCATGCGAGAGTTCTGACCCTAAACAGGCCTAAGCAGTTGAATGCCCTCTCTTTTTATATG GTTTCACGTCTGCTTGAAGTTTTTACTGAGGATGAGGAAAATTCTGATATTAAATTGGTTGTCGTGAAG GGAAATGGAAGGTCTTTTTGTGCTGGTGGTGATGTGGCAGCCGTTGCTCGAGAAGGAAGTAAAG GTGACTGGAAGAGTGGTGCAAAATTTTTTCGTACTGAATATACAATGAATTACGTTATGGCAACATATAGTAAGCCCCAG GTTTCCATTCTTAATGGAATTGTCATGGGAGGTGGTGCTGGTGCTTCTGTACATGGAAGATTTCGTGTTGTTACAGAGAATACG GTCTTTGCAATGCCAGAAACAGCTTTGGGTTTATTTCCTGATGTAGGTGTGCCATATTTCTTGTCAAGACTGCCTGGCTTTTTTG GAGAATATGTTGGTCTTACAGGTGCTAGGTTGAATGGTGCAGAAATGCTTGCTTGTGGTCTTGCAACACATTTTGTTCCTTCATCG AAATTGTCTTTATTGGAAGAAGCATTATGCAAGGTAGAAACTAGTGATCCAAATGCAGTGTCTGCTATTATCGATAAGTACTCAGAGCAACCTTTCCTAAAAGACGACAGTGTTTATCACAG GATGGATGTGATCAACAAGTGCTTCTCAAGAAAATCAGTCGAGGGAATAATATCTTCTCTCGTAAGTTGT GAGATAGAAGCTACAAGTAAGGCTGATCATTGGATTTCTGAAACTGTTCAAACCTTAAAGAAAGCATCTCCAACAAGCCTTAAAATCTTTCTTAGATTG ATTAGAGAAGTTCGGCTCCTAGGTATTGGTCCAAGCCTTGTTCTTGAATATAGAATTGTTTGTCATATTCTAAAAGGACACTACAGCAAGGATTTCTTTGAG GGTTGTAGGGCTATACTTTTAGATAAGGACAGGAACCCCAAG TGGGAACCTTCCAAATTGGAGCTTCTCAGCGATAGTGATGTCGACCGTTACTTCTCCAAACTCGATGATGAAGAATGGGAAGAATTGGAACTTCCTAAAAGGTTAAAAAATCTGCCTACATATGCTATTGCAAAGCTGTAA
- the LOC106774224 gene encoding 3-hydroxyisobutyryl-CoA hydrolase 1 isoform X2, which produces MASFSESDHQQILVERKSHARVLTLNRPKQLNALSFYMVSRLLEVFTEDEENSDIKLVVVKGNGRSFCAGGDVAAVAREGSKGDWKSGAKFFRTEYTMNYVMATYSKPQVSILNGIVMGGGAGASVHGRFRVVTENTVFAMPETALGLFPDVGVPYFLSRLPGFFGEYVGLTGARLNGAEMLACGLATHFVPSSKLSLLEEALCKVETSDPNAVSAIIDKYSEQPFLKDDSVYHRMDVINKCFSRKSVEGIISSLEIEATSKADHWISETVQTLKKASPTSLKIFLRLIREVRLLGIGPSLVLEYRIVCHILKGHYSKDFFEGCRAILLDKDRNPKWEPSKLELLSDSDVDRYFSKLDDEEWEELELPKRLKNLPTYAIAKL; this is translated from the exons ATGGCTTCCTTCTCCGAAAGCGATCATCAACAG ATTCTGGTGGAGCGTAAATCCCATGCGAGAGTTCTGACCCTAAACAGGCCTAAGCAGTTGAATGCCCTCTCTTTTTATATG GTTTCACGTCTGCTTGAAGTTTTTACTGAGGATGAGGAAAATTCTGATATTAAATTGGTTGTCGTGAAG GGAAATGGAAGGTCTTTTTGTGCTGGTGGTGATGTGGCAGCCGTTGCTCGAGAAGGAAGTAAAG GTGACTGGAAGAGTGGTGCAAAATTTTTTCGTACTGAATATACAATGAATTACGTTATGGCAACATATAGTAAGCCCCAG GTTTCCATTCTTAATGGAATTGTCATGGGAGGTGGTGCTGGTGCTTCTGTACATGGAAGATTTCGTGTTGTTACAGAGAATACG GTCTTTGCAATGCCAGAAACAGCTTTGGGTTTATTTCCTGATGTAGGTGTGCCATATTTCTTGTCAAGACTGCCTGGCTTTTTTG GAGAATATGTTGGTCTTACAGGTGCTAGGTTGAATGGTGCAGAAATGCTTGCTTGTGGTCTTGCAACACATTTTGTTCCTTCATCG AAATTGTCTTTATTGGAAGAAGCATTATGCAAGGTAGAAACTAGTGATCCAAATGCAGTGTCTGCTATTATCGATAAGTACTCAGAGCAACCTTTCCTAAAAGACGACAGTGTTTATCACAG GATGGATGTGATCAACAAGTGCTTCTCAAGAAAATCAGTCGAGGGAATAATATCTTCTCTC GAGATAGAAGCTACAAGTAAGGCTGATCATTGGATTTCTGAAACTGTTCAAACCTTAAAGAAAGCATCTCCAACAAGCCTTAAAATCTTTCTTAGATTG ATTAGAGAAGTTCGGCTCCTAGGTATTGGTCCAAGCCTTGTTCTTGAATATAGAATTGTTTGTCATATTCTAAAAGGACACTACAGCAAGGATTTCTTTGAG GGTTGTAGGGCTATACTTTTAGATAAGGACAGGAACCCCAAG TGGGAACCTTCCAAATTGGAGCTTCTCAGCGATAGTGATGTCGACCGTTACTTCTCCAAACTCGATGATGAAGAATGGGAAGAATTGGAACTTCCTAAAAGGTTAAAAAATCTGCCTACATATGCTATTGCAAAGCTGTAA